actaaaatctgAGATTTGATCCTAAACCAATATCGCGCGGTGCTTTTGCGAACAAATACCTACATCAAGGTTTGGATCACCGAGCCATGTTTTTCCAATGGCCAAGCAAAAGCGAAGTGACTGCGTCTTCTCATAGCCTGCAGGCCACATAAGAGTGCATCTGCAAGCCGAACAACACTGACACATCACATGCTGGAGTCAAACCTGATGGAAGCTCCTGGGTGATCTTGTAGGCGTTTGCAACCGCCCATTCCTGGTTCTTGATGCTGCGGATGTACGTCATGACGGTCATGGCAACTTTCTGGATCTCCTTGTTACCTGGAGCCTGGCCCCTTCTCATTTGCTCCAGGACGAGGGGTTTCATCTTTGTATTGAAGATTTGGTTAACTGCCAACATGTAGAGCTTGTCCAGGCTCACCTGGGGTGAGAGAGGGCTTGAcgtgtatttgttttaattatttatttattttttacacacatGAGTTTTTAAGACTCATGCGCAGTACCTTCATCAGCTTGCTGATTAGAAGAAGAGTTGGGAAGGTTTCCTCACTGAGCTCCGGAGCTTAATATGAAAGAGAGAGGGACGACTTTACCAGAATGTATAAGCAGCGTTCCGCTGTCTGTTGTGGAAACCCATCCGGTACTGCAGAAAAACTGTTTTATGGTCATTCTCATCTCTAGGTTTCTACAGCTTTTGACGTTACAATAAATTCTGCACAATTCAAaggtgtcaaattaatttttatcacGGGACGCATTGTAGTTATGTTCATGTTATGTTTTGTTATGCAAGTCTGCCATTTCACTCAGCACTTCCTGATTCACTGGGTTGCAATCAATGAATTGGCATTCATAGATCGCTAAAAAACATTCCAAGTGAAGTAGCGCTTTAGCTTGGCTGGCCCTACACAACACTCCAcggtgaacacatttttttccccatgtatgTATTCATCATAAATGCtaccacagcattttttttcaaaaacgtgTGTTAGTTTCATTGTGCAGCTAAACCACGGGTGACTCACACATGATCTTCCAATAGTGTTTGTTCTGCAAGAGCAGGTGGAAAGGCAACCTGACGGCATCCAGGGGACTGGGTGGCAGGCTGTTCTCCAGAATGTATGTGTGCTCCACGTCCGAGGGGGGAGCGAGACGTTTGTAGGACTTCAAGTGCTGCAGCAGGCCAACTGCCTGCGGACAACATGATGAAGAATCATCTCATTGTTgggatttttcatgatttatatCCTTCATTACGCTTGTCGTCATCGAAGAAGCGAGTGAGCTGGAGTCTTTTAACAATTGACGAGTAGATATACTTTccatgaaaataaacaaataaataaatggtggGAACACTGTGGGTGACCAACAAAATAGCAGGGTAGCACGATAGTGTTTTGTTGATTTACCTGGCTGGGAGAAAAGCCGGGAACATTTTCATCAGCAGCCAGTAAAAGCTTCAGCACCACCTCAATCCTCTCGTAGTTGTATGGACTGAGCTgagtgacaaaaaaagtgaagtgaTGGCGACATATAAGCACACGAAACATTATGAAGAGAATAGAAGCACTCACTAAAATAGTCAAAGtatgaatatattttcaattgTGGAGGCATCCCTTCATCAGCGAAGCATTGAAATACACTTTTGCGTGAGTATATCACATGCAGCGGACACATAGCCACACACAAATATAACAGGTGAGATCATTGTACGCGCCACCAagatttttttaactgaaaatatATGCTGTTTTGCATGCTCTGTACCTGTTGCTGCACAATGTGTATGTATTGCTGCATAATGTGTTGATTTGTAATTACATGAGCCTATCTATGGTGTTTCTATATCTTTATAttgtagcattaagctagcagacggTCTTGTGATGAAATCATAAGGTTTGGCTGAACATTTTTctgtttaaattaaaaacaacaacaaaaaaaataaataaaaaatccaacatGTTACTTCTCTACTTCAACTGGaaaaaaacagcttgaagcaagctcTCAATCTTATTTGAGGGACTATGGGCAAGAAAATAAATCCAATAACATGTGCTTTAGGAACTTTTCATGTGTTTAAAGTGTGTGAAAGGGAGACAATTACCCCCTCCACCACaccgccgaaaaaaaaaaaagtattgcttCAAAGTGACCTATCGCAAGTGGTCTAGAACGTAATATACCCCCAAATAAACAGGAGTTCACTGTATTTCCAGACCTTAAAAATGGCAGCGGACAGACTGCTGATGAGCTGCTGAGTTTGGCTCAACTTGGGGATGATGGCCAGGACCCGCTCCATTATGTCTTCATAGCACATGGCTTGTGCGTGGCCCGtgtctgcctcctcctcctcctcttggagCAGAAGTACGGTGGTAACATACTGATTGATGACATTGTCGCTGTCCAGACCGTACGTGCTGAAAATTAGAAAGAGGAAGAATTTCTAATCGGGAAACTGAAGCTTACTGAACACAAGGGCAGATATTTTATAGACCTGCAGTACTGGAGGATAATCTCGGGAGTGATCCTCTTGTTCTTTACCAGAACAGGGATCAATGTGCTCTTCAACTCTGGTTGCTGGTGAAACACAGGCAGGATGGAGATCTGCAAAAGACACAAAGATGTCCAATCGTTTAGAACCACGGACCTCTGTACTTTGAGgtgggcgtgctaaccagttggccACCGTGAAGGTTTCACTGTACCTCTAATTTGGCGAGCTTGATGCCCCATTCGGCATCTGTGATGACAGACagaaactttttcttttcatcaatgTGATCGTACATCCTGCAAAGCTCAACCCCGACCCTGGCCACAGCCTGCAATACAGATGGAAATCATGACAACTGTGATCACTGTTACAGTCAATAGCAATAACCACTGTTGTGAAAATACACATTTGGCGAACCaagattttctcatatttttccAAGGTGCTTTCGATAAACTTCCACAGGATCTTGAAGACCTCTTCCTTTGAGAGAAGCGTGCACAGCCCGATGGCCAAATCGCAATCCACCATCCTCCAGTTGAACACCTACAGTGCATCAAAGACAGAAGTTTAgatgaggggggagggggggaggttgGTCACAAAGTTTGCAGTGGGGCTCTCACTTTATTGAGCAGAGCCACAGCAATGGAGTTCAGGGACGACGTGGTGATCTTGCGCAATTCGTTCAGTGACACGTTGTACTTTCTCAGCTCTTGTGCGTcgtaaagctaaaaaaaaagcggcaaaAGGATGATCATGAGCCAAGTCGCTGCGTAGGTATAGGTAAGAAGAAAGGTCGGGAAGAAGGTGGGGAGTCAGCATGGATCAAGTAATTAAGTTGGTATAGTGGATAAGGGAGCATGTTGGAAGGTAAGTGGGTAACTAAGTAAATATGGTAGATACGTAAAGGATTATTATGTACCGCAGCCAGGGCCCTACCTGTGCACTGATCTTGGGGTCCATGACGTTGGCGGTGACGTGCTGCAAGCAGCTGCCATACGAGTTGACCAGCACCCTAAGGGCCAACTCCAGCTGACTGCACTCCTGTAACATCTGCAACATGCTGCACAGAGGACTCAGCATGGGCCGCAAGTAGTTGGAACCTGCACCGAGGACCAAACCAAGGTTTCGAGTCAAGTGGTATGGTGGTCTGGTATCATCATGACACATTTACAGACATACTGAAAATGGGACACGTTGACTACACTCACCATCTTTAAACGAGCAGTGAGAGAGACAGGAACAGTCGAGGGGGTACAGTTTGGTCTCTGCAATCACGGGAACAAGCAACAGCACTCAATAAATGCAAAGCGAACCCCTCGTTTCATGTCACTCCCAGAGGTTGACTGTCAAACTAACCATGATACAAGGagaatttcatttcaaacaacaacatattttgacCTTACAAAAATTGCAGCAAAAATGATGTCAttatttagttttgtttaaTTATGTTATTACTGAATGGTTtcataaagtacaatattacatttttttaaagagggctAGAATGAATTAatagcattttcattcatttcaacagaaagatgatttgagatacgcGTATTTTGAGTTCCAGGTGTGGTCACTGAACCAATCAAACTTGCATTTCAAAGCACAACTCTGAACGCTTGGATTTACCTTGAGAGACGGGTAGCAAGCAGTCAGTGATTTCATATTGTACAGGTAACACAGACACCGGGTCCAAAACGATGCAATCTTCATGAAAGACATCTTGGAAACACCACTGAGAATACGGATCTTTCGATGTCTCTCTGGCCAAATCCTGTGACCAACAAATCAGATGTGTTATTCCATCATGCACAAATATTAATTTCTCTTGTTGAATTAAAGTAGACATATTGTTCGGTTAAtagcatatttgacaaaatattttttaacttaCTGTTACCAAATCAAGAACACAATTTAGGCAACTATGTTGTTCAGCTAATGTGGTTAgtgtatgcattttttcacagtttaaAGCAATCCCCCGGCGTctaattttaataaataaatacgtaaAAAGATGCCGACCTTGGCTACGAAGCCGTAGTTGTCTGATAACTGGCACTGGTGGAAGATGTCCATGGCGAGCCGTGTGGACTTGCAAAGCTCCAAACAATCTAGCAGCAAGTCTGTAATTATGGTAATGAGGCATATGacaaagataagataacctttatttgtctcacactggggaaatttgcagcctACAGAAGAAAAATTGGGCGGGggataaagtgtttcattgcaaaaaataaatgtttcagaaaagaactgtacacagttcaatataaagtaaagcattagcaatatatttgtagaataaatataataatatcatCAAATGTAACAAGAGGAGTCGAAGTGATATCTTTTGGAGTACATTTCGAGTTGAAACTATGAATAAAGGGAATCACAAAACATTTGTGGagggtctggggggggggggggctatgctTTACTTTTTCGCAACTTATTTGAGACAACTCCATGTGTTTACCTGGGTGGCACACGGTGATGGCCTGGCAGGTGAGGTGGTAGATGACGGCCGGCAGGTCGGTGTCCTCTGGTAGCACCATGGGCATGTCGGCTTCCAGCATGTGGCAAAGCGTGTTGGCGGCGGTGAACAGCACCTTGCCTGTGGCCGTGTTGTTGTGATGTTCATAGAGCTCGCTGAAGGAAAATGCGATACGAGAAACAGGGAGCTAAAATAATGCTGAAACATagagtttgtttaaaaaatgtttttttgaaaaaacaGATCAGCCTTACCTGAGGATCGGCAGGGCTTTCTGGACATCGCCGGTCCCCAAAGCTCGCAAGGCCAAGTCAGACCAGAGCTCCTGCTCGCTGTGCTGCAGCAACCGACCCAGACGACGCAGGCCGGCTTCGGTCGAGACGGTTGTGGATGGCCGATGGCCGCGCGTGCTCTCGTGTGCCGCGATGTGATGCTCTCGGATTTGTTTCTGGATCTCACGGTCTTCATAATTGGCAGGGGTGAAGAAGATTTCGAAATCTTCCTGAAGAACAGCAAGACCACGGTGATGAATAATCAAAAGGAGGGGGGTATTGTCACAATCAGTGTGCGGCATTCACCTGCAGATGGGCGATGGCCTTGAACATGTGGAGCTCGTTTTCGCACTCCATGCTTTTAAGAGCGTCATCTACAGTTGACGTGGAAAAAAaggtgtgatgaaaaatgtATACACTCGTacattcttttcattcattcgtaCATAACTCTAAGTCTCCGTAGAATGTCACTGCCAGGCATAAGTCTACGCccaaatttggtcaatttcactttccccccccccccacaaactgATCATACTATGACTGCTCAAGGCTATGCCACTGTGCCATTATTAAAGAAAACTGGTACTTACGTTTGTGTATGACTTGCTGGTATTTCGTTACCTCCACCATCACTTGAGCAATAACCATCTTCTCTTTCTTGTGCTAGTACAGACAAGCAAATTGGCTAAATGTCTCTCTCACTGCAGTAAagccatgtgaggataagcgagcatccatccatccattagaaaatggatggatggatagatggatatattGTTATCTTTCAGGGCGGAgaatcaatttatttattttgttctaatttttgctatttgcagGTTTTGGTCACTAAACACAGCAAATAGAAACGGTTCACTGTAGGTTCTGGAATCTTAACTCACGTCATCAGACAAGTGGTCTTTGTCCTCCAGCTTCAGTCTGGCCCATGATGTGAGACGCTCCAAAATGCAGGCGACCTCTTCACGGGGCAAACTCTTCAACATGGTGACACACGCATCGCTCTgcccacaaaagaaaaaaaaaatgtttcggcATCGAagcaaataaagaaacaaaaaagaaacactaGGGAAACACTAACCTGGCCTTGGCTAATCAGCTGGATGAGATACAAGTAGTTGATTTGCGACGTCGGAAGTTTGTAGGCTTCTGCGAGAGCCAAGGCGTCCTGCAGGCATGTTGGAGAATCCTGCTTCAAGATGTACCGCACTAccacctgcaaaacaaaaggtGGAAACTAAAAATCTATTCAGTGCGACCCTACTAcgctgcaggggaaaaaaagggggaaatacatttgcaatgtgtttacaaaatgtgtttgagcaAGTTTAGCCGTGTTGAAGTGGGAGCGACGCAAAAGTGCcccaccaattttttttatttttgcacggTGTAAAGCTCACCGATTTTCATCAGTGTGCCCCCAGCAAAAAATGAAGTTCATTCCATGTTACCATAATTTGATTCGGGCTTGAGTGGGTGTAACTGCGGATCCCGTAGCCCCGCAGAAGTTTGCGGATTTCCATCAGACGGTAGCTCTCCTCTAAAAGCTCCTGCCTGTGTTGGAGCCATAAATCAGGCAAATGCAACAGTGATGAATTATCAAAGAACAATCATTAAGCAATGATTACATTTGGATCAAATGCCCTTATCAAGAGAGGGTAGTGATGACATACTTTGGTCCATCCATCTTCAGGTATTGCTGAACCAGCTCCTCCACTACAGTGCTCCAGGGGAAGACAGCTTTCTGCATGACCTCCAAAACCGCATCCACCTTGAGCTGAGGGAATAGTTCCCACAGGAAATATATTACGCATTGGATATTTTTTGCTGCTCGGAGCGTAAAAATTTTCACAGATTCATTTTTAAGACAGTATTAAAatcggtcacacacacacacactttaatgcatacattatttacatttatttatttgagaattCTCAATATTAGATCATTTATTGCCAAaactttttgtttcatttgatcCAATGTGAACCCATCCGTCACCTTGAAACCAAACTATGTTCCCAGGTTTGCACAACTAATTAGGATATAATACGATTCAAATATAATCATCATACATCTATGCACCCTGCCAttagctggcaactggttcagggtgtcccccgcctactgcccaaagacagccgggataggctccagcacccttcgCGACCCTTGACTGATTGAGCCTAGCTCAAATTCCCCGAATAGCGAACCTGTTTGCGCAACGTGACTTACATCCATATCCGCCATGCATCCCAGCACTGCCACTGCTTTGGCTTCCCATGGCGTGAAAAGCGTTGTGGTTTGGGAGCTGCAACGTTCCAGCATATCCTATtataaaagaaaattaaaagaaaaacagatgATAGCACTTGATATCAGGCTGGCTTGTGCTGTTGTTCTTACCTTGATGTACTGCAGAAGAAGCTCATCCAAAGGAATGCCATGTTCCTCAGCGTAAGGCAGGACGTTGTTTTCCACTGTGGCGGCGACCAGTTCCGGAGCTGCCACTTTGTCCAGCATGAGGAACGTAACACTGCGTACCTTTCCCTGATAGTTACAttcgatacattttttttttacaggaacaAAGCAATTCAGCAGACTCCGTACACTTCAGAAGGCAGACAactgtgccccccccacccggGTGTGTAATCAGTACATTACTATAATTGGCGAACCTTCTCAAAGAGCGAAAGTGAAAGTCTGCAGTTGAATTTCGTGTGGAGGTCCAGCAGCTGACGTAGGTTCGACACCAGGGTCCTTAGGTCTTCCACTTCTTCCGAGCCATAATTTTCATCCTGAGAAAAGGAAGGCGAAAGAGCAGATGATGTGATGATGTGCACGGctaagagcaggggtgggcataGTGTGGCCACTCCTTTCAATGAGCGTTTACATGACAAAGAGCCGTGGAATATATGATTCGTCGATTTAGCAGTCCTCCATTCCTAAAATGAGTGaatcaaaatgtgtttcattcatttgccTCATTAAATATGATCATTTAATGTGAATAATACAAGAACAAATGTACAGTGAATATTTGACTAAATAACAACAGCAATAATTATTCGGAAAAAAATTTACGGAATACACATTCAATATGTATTTTGAATATATTTCATTAAAGAATTGGTGAGTTGGTTAATTGGAAACAATATTAGAAAAAATTGTGACGGAAACAATTTTCCACATActaaaatgtttaatttattttacaaattaaTTGCTTAACGTATGGTATAAAGATGAAATGTGAGGAAAAAAGTTTGTATGCGCTGTGATAGAGTGGAAAAAAACTAACTCACAGATTTCATCCATGACCATAAAGACGGCAGTCCGAGCTCTGCCAGGGTCAGTCCGTTCTGTGGCCAAGCGCCCTGGAAAAGCACGTCAGATTTATTTCCAAATCCAAACTACGAGGATGAGATCGGATGGAAAACTCGTTCCTCTACCTTTTCCATCAGCTCCAGATTGCGTGCCCGCTGCTCAATCCATTTCGCCAGGATTTTCTGAAGGCAAGAAAAAACCTTTtagcgcaattttttttttcctgttttatgtGTCAGGAGGTATACTACCTGTCCTGGTGGGAGCACTCTACGGACAAATGGAAGAAACACAGTCTTAAACCAGGGACAAAGGTCTCGGGATGGCAGATCCTCTGGAATGGCGTCCAGGACGGCTTCAAGGCTGCGTTCATCAAAACTTACTGCAATCTGgccctttaaaaacaaaacaaaacccacaaatcaaacaacaaaaaacaaatctaacaTTCTTTTATCTTTCTCCCATTACCTCATATTTCAGCCAAAGGAGTTGAGCGCCGCACATGTCTCCATCTCGCAGGTGACTCAGAATGTCTCCCAACAGGTCCGTGCTGTTCAGGAACTCAATCCAGGCGATGCCGCTGTGTTTAACGCAAACGGACAACAATCACGACAGAACCTCAATGCTGTTGATGTTGCCAGAAAACGCAAGAGTCTACTTGAATTTGTCCTGGCCGTGAAGACTGCAGAAGGTCGCCAGTCTGGCCAAGGCCTCGTGGATCTGCAAGGAGGAGGAACGCGCGGCGGCGTGGCTCAGCATCTTCTCCGCCGTGTCGAAGCTCGGCCACGGAGCCTTGATGCAGTAATCCACCACAAACTTCTCATCCTGGACCACATGTAACAAACACTTTGTTACTATactacttttttgggggttattcaaggatttatttttctgaagaaTTTTTACCCTTGCTTACAAGAGTTAAAAACCTTCACTTTCTACTGCAACAATGCTGCTCACCTCGTACGCGGAACATGTCAGAGCGAGCATATCCTATTgcttttttcatccatttttctcCACTGAATGTCACTCACCGTGATCTTCATCAGGTTAATTCTGGCCTCCTCCACAAGTTCGGACCATTCATCTTGTGTGTGGCCACCCACCGACGCCGAGGCCAGCTGCTCCAACACGAAGGCCAGCTTCACCTTGTAAACGAGCTGAACGGAAACCAGCATTTTCAATTTGCGCAGTGTCTTCccgccaaggcacatattttttaCAAGAGAAAACACGTCACCAaactaaaatgtcacaaaagctCTGTACGCAAGTTATTTGGATTTGACAAACACTAAAGGACAAAGtattatatttaatattattcactgtaaatatatatgtttagttttttaataGAAAATTGGATGTGCAAGCTCCGGCTCCTTCCAAACACACACTTCCAGAGGATAAACACCAGCAAAATGTAGGAAGCTTTCAAAATGGCAAATGTACCTCTAAATCCAGTTCAAATAGAGTAGCAATCTTTTCAGCCTCatcaaatttgtgtttgtgaagAAGTCTGCTGAGCCTGGTGGAAGAGAACTCAAAGTGAGTTATAATTGAATTAATCAAAGGTAAAACatgtcacccccccaaaaaaaataattaaagctACCTGTTCTCAGGCAAAGCCTCTGTCAGGCAGCGgacaatgagggaggaaacacaCTCTCCTTGACTGCTCCAGCCAAAAATGAAGATAAAGCACAGTATCAAGTAGCAattattattgatttttataattatttttacaataatgaatcttttttgtaataataaaaaatattttttatttttacaataaaaaataataattatttttttatacaatttataattattattataaacacTAATGGCGAGTGAATATCATGCTGGCTCACGAGAAAACAATTACCTTTCTGAGGTGCTACGAATCCCCTCCATGAAATAAATAGTGTCCTGAAACAGAAGGCATAACGTATTGACAAGTAAAGATATGAGTAGTGGGTCTCTTTTTTGCTCACCCCTATTACATACATAGGAAATTACTTGAAGCAATAGAACCAGCCCtcttccaatacttttgtccatcaaGTGACACCATTGCctacatttacagtattttcccccaaaaaatgtttctaaaGAAAAATGTGGGCTGTACAGACAGTTAGTTTTCAAGTCGAATGTTTGAGAGCAGGTCACATTCGTAATTACGATCCCTCACCATGCTTATTTTTGTCTGGACCAGGCAGGACCCTGAGAAGACATCCAGGCAGTAGCAAACGGTCATGGACGGCAAACATCGGATCTTGAGCGAGTTGATCTAAAAATATAAACAAGTATATTTTCATGATGAGAAAGTTGACCAATGCAAAGGCAATGCAATGCAAATGTTGAACTGACACGTCTACCTGACTTTTGTCTTGCTTCTCCAGGGTGATCATCTTCACGCTGCCCTCCGTTTGACTGGAATCAACAGCACCGAGTTGACATGGCCGCCATAGgaaaataaatgtacagtatacataaCTTTTAGTGTATTTTGTATGATGGGGTTTAAAACAACAGGATCACATTTTACCCTTCCACCAAGGCCGCAGAGCCGCAATCGGTGATTATTTCAAAGTCGAGAAGAGCAACATTCGGCCAGACGTGAACCATGACCAGGAAATCCACATCCCAAAGACTCAAGACttcctaaaaaaaacacaaggtaaggagacaagattttttttctttagatttAAATCAGTTCGTAactgtccaaatgaaatgtcgGTGACATAATCAAAATTAATGTCAGAATAATCGTCAGCTGGAAGTGGAAATAATCAtcttgaagcctttttttttgacaatctgCCTTGCTGTGAAATTCACTCCCTCCATTAAATGTATGCACGTAAACTCACCTCTGTGTCGAGAATGTACAGAAGATTTCCAATCACCACCATTTTCTTGACACCTTTAAAgtagaaaaacagaaaaaaaaattaaatcgatACGTTTTATTCCGAGTTCAACAATAACCATTTGGACACttgacatcattgtcaaattggTGTAGAATGTCAacgtttcatattaatattttgCCCTTTTCCTCACCTGTTATCAAACTACGTTCCATGGAGTGAGCGAGACACATCTTGGACTGAGGAGGGTCGACGGTCCAGTGACTAACTGCGTGCTCTCCGTCTCCCTGCCAAATTCCAACAGCGTTAAGTGGTGACATATTGGCCGAGCCTGTCGCAAATCTAGCTTGTAGCTAGTGCCTCTTGTCACGGGTAGCCACTGGGGGCTTTAAACCGATGGACTTTTGAGGCTCAAACAAATAGTGACATGAAGGCATATGCTGGacgtacaaatgtatttgactGGCAGACTCACACATAGCGTTAAACAGAATGCATCAACTTTTTACAATTTCAAAGCCCCATCTTATAAGCTTGgcgattttttttggtactgcCAGTACTGTCAACTTTAGCAAACCTAAGCAAACTCTACTAATCTCTCAGAATTTACGTACGGTGCACTCACCCCGATCAATAAATGGATTTCACTGGCCAAGGTAAAGGTGACTGCGTCGCTGCAGCCTTCGTTATGGTACATCTCGGTGGAGCAGAAGTCGATCTTGATGACTCCCTGAAGCTGCATCCACCCATCCAAAAAAGTTGCTTTTGCTTCATTAATTATGCAGCCACATGAAAAGCCAAAGGCCTTTACTCACCTCTTTTAAAGTGGACATGTCCATATTTTCAATTGCtgggacaaaaagaaaagtatgaCTTTACATGAGACAGAAAATGAGACTAATTTTGACATTATAAACATTGCCGTGTATACCTGTTTTGATCCTGGCCAAATTAAGGTTGTTGATGTGAAAGAATCCATCCTTTATGACCAGAAACACATGGTACAGGCCTGTAGAGAAATAAATGGGAGTAaaactgaggggggggggaaatatttcaaattttcattgGTATCAGGAGAAACAAGGCAAATAGTGTGTTGGTGATCCTTGCTAAAACACTTTTCCCCAGTTTTAGGA
This sequence is a window from Hippocampus zosterae strain Florida chromosome 6, ASM2543408v3, whole genome shotgun sequence. Protein-coding genes within it:
- the kntc1 gene encoding kinetochore-associated protein 1 isoform X3; the encoded protein is MWNDVELLVNEDSSSVRFGSVSPEENGSNLYQVDTLVKLSSSEVQSDSHIDSISGDNWSILVADKTVVLFDQNYQTMLLLLHFESDVDAVDVCLDRQFVLVCERNGNLHLIFVPHKRILLTKALVIKPSSGDKKTYRALITEENKVSQGLYHVFLVIKDGFFHINNLNLARIKTAIENMDMSTLKELQGVIKIDFCSTEMYHNEGCSDAVTFTLASEIHLLIGGDGEHAVSHWTVDPPQSKMCLAHSMERSLITGVKKMVVIGNLLYILDTEEVLSLWDVDFLVMVHVWPNVALLDFEIITDCGSAALVEGQTEGSVKMITLEKQDKSQINSLKIRCLPSMTVCYCLDVFSGSCLVQTKISMDTIYFMEGIRSTSESQGECVSSLIVRCLTEALPENRLSRLLHKHKFDEAEKIATLFELDLELVYKVKLAFVLEQLASASVGGHTQDEWSELVEEARINLMKITDEKFVVDYCIKAPWPSFDTAEKMLSHAAARSSSLQIHEALARLATFCSLHGQDKFNGIAWIEFLNSTDLLGDILSHLRDGDMCGAQLLWLKYEGQIAVSFDERSLEAVLDAIPEDLPSRDLCPWFKTVFLPFVRRVLPPGQKILAKWIEQRARNLELMEKGAWPQNGLTLAELGLPSLWSWMKSDENYGSEEVEDLRTLVSNLRQLLDLHTKFNCRLSLSLFEKGKVRSVTFLMLDKVAAPELVAATVENNVLPYAEEHGIPLDELLLQYIKDMLERCSSQTTTLFTPWEAKAVAVLGCMADMDLKVDAVLEVMQKAVFPWSTVVEELVQQYLKMDGPKQELLEESYRLMEIRKLLRGYGIRSYTHSSPNQIMVVVRYILKQDSPTCLQDALALAEAYKLPTSQINYLYLIQLISQGQSDACVTMLKSLPREEVACILERLTSWARLKLEDKDHLSDDHKKEKMVIAQVMVEVTKYQQVIHKHDALKSMECENELHMFKAIAHLQEDFEIFFTPANYEDREIQKQIREHHIAAHESTRGHRPSTTVSTEAGLRRLGRLLQHSEQELWSDLALRALGTGDVQKALPILSELYEHHNNTATGKVLFTAANTLCHMLEADMPMVLPEDTDLPAVIYHLTCQAITVCHPDLLLDCLELCKSTRLAMDIFHQCQLSDNYGFVAKDLARETSKDPYSQWCFQDVFHEDCIVLDPVSVLPVQYEITDCLLPVSQETKLYPLDCSCLSHCSFKDGSNYLRPMLSPLCSMLQMLQECSQLELALRVLVNSYGSCLQHVTANVMDPKISAQLYDAQELRKYNVSLNELRKITTSSLNSIAVALLNKVFNWRMVDCDLAIGLCTLLSKEEVFKILWKFIESTLEKYEKILAVARVGVELCRMYDHIDEKKKFLSVITDAEWGIKLAKLEISILPVFHQQPELKSTLIPVLVKNKRITPEIILQYCSTYGLDSDNVINQYVTTVLLLQEEEEEADTGHAQAMCYEDIMERVLAIIPKLSQTQQLISSLSAAIFKLSPYNYERIEVVLKLLLAADENVPGFSPSQAVGLLQHLKSYKRLAPPSDVEHTYILENSLPPSPLDAVRLPFHLLLQNKHYWKIMSPELSEETFPTLLLISKLMKVSLDKLYMLAVNQIFNTKMKPLVLEQMRRGQAPGNKEIQKVAMTVMTYIRSIKNQEWAVANAYKITQELPSGYEKTQSLRFCLAIGKTWLGDPNLDDTTRIRAETFLRKLQLQFVRSATEGALVPTQFNTPEYLKLSGAPEKLIAVLYEHSSVERRFRDFGGQTYPDIHAVVREIVAINQMDLLKIHNMLLEKWICKTGSGLAKDMSHKECVRNFNDDPDLMRVVHMLQSQPTANAVCLLSSILSAETWPLSKSGPRLTLCHRTRALLCLVRLADADTLEAQLKIPRAELDNHLKCYIFVSRLEALNVTYTVQSFLSSPKEGLIKGLWKNHSHEPQALCLVADLCLEYKVYDAQLWNGLLQKMLCFNLIGDLQKVLEAAVAVPALWEISSFSRAWKSLLLAPFVSASLPLSADQQATFSRNFVLLLKCPLLLSMDLIGIAKGFAQFHLLAFALGTLLLIPCASKKDQQVQGFLSMHDPLTVLEQEEELMNTGEFAGIPSQIRETVLMYMTQHGQHVKLVKTNHFTHMKTLMATSGQPDQVKDLINHLINHNRRDDARWLAQEYMKKQERSNATNAGLQTAILV